From the Methanomassiliicoccus luminyensis B10 genome, one window contains:
- a CDS encoding adenosylhomocysteinase codes for MVDELLEKGVRRLEWARDHMGVLKDIRERLVKERTLEGLKVGMALHVEAKTGILALTLAEAGAKVRLASCNPLSTDDSVSLALREHYGLEVFAKKGENNEEYYANLNSVLDMRPDFVIDDGADLITILHTTRRDLLKNVKGGNEETTTGVVRLRSMAREGKLEFPVISVNDAHMKFMFDNRYGTGQSTFDGFMNATNLLIAGKRFVVAGYGWCGRGIAMRAKGFGANVIVTEVDPVRAIEAKMDGFEVMPMLDAAKVADIIITATGNKDIVREEHLKVLKDGAVMGNSGHFDNEVAKPALEKMAGRPQRVREAVDQYTFADGRKAYLIAEGRLMNLAAGQGHPVEIMDMSFSIQALALEHLAKNHSQLKPQVYNVPEELDQEVARTKLKVMGVKIDSLTGEQRKYLEGWQEGT; via the coding sequence GTCCTCAAGGACATCCGCGAGCGGCTGGTCAAGGAGCGCACCCTGGAAGGCCTGAAGGTGGGAATGGCGCTGCACGTGGAGGCCAAGACCGGCATCCTCGCCCTCACGCTGGCGGAGGCGGGAGCGAAGGTCCGCCTGGCCAGCTGCAACCCCCTGTCCACCGACGACTCGGTATCGCTGGCGCTCCGGGAGCATTACGGCCTGGAGGTCTTCGCCAAGAAGGGCGAGAACAACGAGGAGTACTACGCCAACCTCAACTCGGTCCTGGACATGCGCCCGGACTTCGTGATCGATGACGGCGCGGACCTCATCACCATCCTGCACACCACGCGGAGGGACCTGCTGAAGAACGTGAAGGGAGGGAACGAGGAAACGACCACCGGGGTGGTCCGCCTGCGCTCCATGGCCAGGGAAGGCAAGCTGGAGTTCCCGGTCATCAGCGTCAACGACGCCCACATGAAGTTCATGTTCGACAACCGCTACGGGACGGGGCAGTCGACCTTCGACGGCTTCATGAACGCGACCAACCTGCTGATCGCGGGGAAGAGGTTCGTGGTGGCAGGCTACGGCTGGTGCGGGCGCGGCATCGCCATGCGGGCCAAGGGCTTCGGCGCCAACGTCATCGTCACCGAGGTCGACCCGGTCAGAGCGATCGAGGCCAAGATGGACGGGTTCGAGGTCATGCCCATGCTCGACGCGGCCAAGGTCGCCGACATCATCATCACCGCTACCGGCAACAAGGACATCGTGAGGGAGGAGCACCTCAAGGTGCTCAAGGACGGCGCGGTCATGGGCAACTCCGGGCACTTCGACAACGAGGTCGCCAAGCCCGCGCTGGAGAAGATGGCCGGGAGGCCCCAGCGCGTTCGCGAGGCGGTGGACCAGTACACCTTCGCCGACGGCAGGAAGGCCTACCTGATCGCCGAGGGCCGCCTGATGAACCTGGCGGCGGGCCAAGGGCATCCGGTGGAGATCATGGACATGAGCTTCTCCATTCAGGCGCTCGCCCTGGAGCACCTCGCCAAGAACCACTCCCAACTGAAGCCGCAGGTGTACAACGTGCCCGAGGAGCTGGACCAGGAGGTGGCGCGCACCAAGCTGAAGGTCATGGGCGTGAAGATAGACTCCCTTACCGGCGAGCAGAGGAAGTACCTCGAAGGGTGGCAGGAAGGCACATGA
- a CDS encoding Lrp/AsnC ligand binding domain-containing protein, with the protein MAVGFVLISTAPAKEHEVYNELLKVKEVVELHPLFGEYDLIAKIEAEDFNLLGQVVVDKMRSIPGVIDTKTLTGIKF; encoded by the coding sequence TTGGCGGTGGGGTTCGTCCTGATAAGCACGGCACCGGCCAAGGAGCACGAGGTCTACAATGAGCTCCTGAAGGTAAAGGAGGTCGTAGAACTCCATCCTCTCTTCGGCGAATATGATCTAATAGCCAAGATCGAAGCTGAGGACTTTAACCTCCTGGGACAGGTGGTCGTGGACAAGATGAGGTCGATACCCGGCGTGATAGACACCAAGACCCTCACGGGCATCAAGTTCTAG
- the guaA gene encoding glutamine-hydrolyzing GMP synthase encodes MFRPEKFVEEKIEELRAGIKGKAVIACSGGVDSTVAAVIVSKAIGDRLLVVYVNNGFMRKGEDEAVGKMLTELGVNFRLIDATDEFFAAMKGVSEPEMKRKIIGERFIRVFERAAKEYHAEYLVQGTIAPDWIESGDGVRDTIKSHHNVGGLPKDMNLKLVEPLRDLYKDEVRAVARYLDVKVAERQPFPGPALAIRVIGEATPASVEIVREACAIVEEEIEKAAAAGRMELPWQYFAVLLPCQSVGVQGDNRAYGKTIAVRAVQSIDGMSAAYSKIPHDVLEKISVRVTNEMKRDVNRVVYDITNKPPATVEWE; translated from the coding sequence ATGTTCAGGCCTGAGAAGTTCGTGGAGGAGAAGATCGAGGAGCTCAGGGCCGGGATCAAAGGGAAAGCGGTCATCGCCTGCTCCGGCGGGGTGGACAGCACCGTCGCCGCCGTCATCGTCTCGAAGGCCATCGGGGACCGCCTGCTGGTGGTGTACGTCAATAACGGCTTCATGAGGAAGGGCGAGGATGAGGCGGTCGGAAAGATGCTCACCGAGCTCGGCGTGAACTTCCGGCTGATCGACGCCACCGACGAGTTCTTCGCCGCCATGAAGGGCGTCTCCGAGCCGGAGATGAAGCGCAAGATCATCGGCGAGCGCTTCATACGGGTCTTCGAGAGGGCCGCCAAAGAGTACCACGCCGAGTACCTGGTGCAGGGGACCATCGCCCCCGACTGGATCGAGAGCGGGGACGGGGTCAGGGACACCATCAAGAGCCACCACAATGTCGGCGGGTTGCCCAAGGACATGAACCTCAAGCTCGTCGAGCCGCTGCGTGACCTCTACAAGGACGAGGTCAGGGCGGTGGCGAGGTACCTTGACGTCAAGGTCGCGGAGAGGCAGCCCTTCCCCGGTCCCGCGCTGGCCATTCGCGTCATCGGGGAGGCGACCCCCGCGTCGGTGGAGATCGTGCGCGAGGCCTGCGCCATAGTGGAGGAGGAGATCGAGAAGGCCGCCGCGGCCGGGCGCATGGAGCTGCCGTGGCAGTACTTCGCCGTCCTTCTCCCCTGCCAATCGGTGGGCGTGCAGGGCGACAACCGCGCTTACGGGAAGACCATCGCCGTCCGGGCGGTGCAGTCCATCGACGGCATGAGCGCCGCCTACTCCAAGATACCCCACGACGTGCTGGAGAAGATATCCGTTCGCGTCACCAACGAGATGAAGAGGGACGTGAACCGGGTGGTCTACGACATCACCAACAAGCCGCCGGCAACGGTGGAGTGGGAGTAA
- the purE gene encoding 5-(carboxyamino)imidazole ribonucleotide mutase, with translation MPQVLIILGSKSDAPVAKKAVGVLKELGISSGTVVASAHRTPDRVKELVAGSDAEVFIAIAGLSAALPGAVAAATVRPVIGVPVSGKVNLDAVLSVVQMPGGIPVAAVGLDRGDNAALLAAQIIALHDSAVSGKLLKHRQAMADAVLRDSEEVAKDVQA, from the coding sequence ATGCCCCAAGTCCTTATCATCCTGGGCAGCAAGAGCGACGCGCCGGTGGCCAAGAAGGCCGTCGGCGTGCTGAAGGAGCTGGGCATCAGCTCCGGCACCGTGGTCGCCTCCGCCCACCGCACCCCCGACCGGGTCAAGGAGCTAGTTGCCGGAAGCGACGCCGAAGTGTTCATCGCCATCGCCGGCCTGTCCGCGGCATTGCCCGGAGCGGTGGCCGCCGCCACCGTCCGGCCGGTCATCGGCGTTCCCGTCAGCGGAAAGGTGAATTTGGACGCGGTCCTCTCCGTCGTGCAGATGCCCGGCGGCATCCCCGTGGCGGCGGTGGGGCTGGACCGCGGGGACAACGCCGCGCTGCTGGCGGCGCAGATCATCGCCCTCCACGACAGCGCCGTATCGGGGAAGCTGCTGAAGCACCGCCAGGCCATGGCCGACGCGGTGCTCAGGGACTCCGAGGAGGTGGCCAAGGATGTTCAGGCCTGA
- a CDS encoding carbohydrate kinase family protein, with protein MNPFLCVYGHVCLDQILTLDKFPDPNTSVDLLEKHRYYGGTGANIAAVAASLGVPTALCSFVGPDFPQDFREFLVSKGVDLSEVVAVEGYETSTVLIVTNKDQDQIAYVYQGPMRDMGKFERSMEGAKKAKRVHISTGRPEYYIPLMRELKALGKRISFDPAQEIYRIWDRATFREALPLADTFFCNKNELRAALEYMGASRPEDLLSYVDALINTRGGEGSLLCTGKGSRRAPPAKPEKIVDPTGAGDAFRAGFYAGQYYGHDAVESLAYGNAAASFVLESKGPQTNIPTWEMVERRAESVLAALER; from the coding sequence ATGAACCCGTTCCTGTGCGTATACGGGCACGTGTGCCTGGACCAGATATTGACCTTGGACAAGTTCCCTGATCCCAACACGTCGGTCGATCTGCTGGAGAAGCACCGCTACTACGGAGGCACGGGGGCGAACATCGCGGCCGTGGCCGCCTCGCTGGGCGTGCCCACGGCGCTGTGCTCCTTCGTCGGCCCGGACTTCCCCCAGGACTTCCGGGAGTTCCTGGTCTCGAAAGGGGTCGACCTGAGCGAGGTGGTGGCGGTGGAGGGGTACGAGACCTCCACCGTGCTCATTGTGACCAACAAGGACCAGGACCAGATAGCGTACGTATATCAAGGTCCGATGCGGGATATGGGCAAGTTCGAGCGGAGCATGGAAGGGGCCAAGAAAGCGAAGCGCGTGCACATCTCCACCGGGCGGCCGGAATACTACATCCCCCTGATGCGCGAGCTCAAGGCGCTGGGCAAGAGAATCTCCTTCGACCCGGCCCAGGAGATCTACCGCATATGGGATCGGGCCACCTTCCGCGAGGCGCTGCCGCTCGCCGACACGTTCTTCTGCAACAAGAACGAGCTCAGGGCCGCGCTCGAGTACATGGGCGCGTCGCGGCCGGAGGACCTTCTCTCCTACGTCGATGCGCTCATCAACACCCGGGGCGGGGAAGGGTCCCTGCTGTGCACCGGCAAGGGGTCGAGGCGCGCTCCCCCGGCCAAGCCGGAGAAGATAGTGGACCCCACCGGGGCGGGGGACGCCTTCCGGGCGGGGTTCTACGCCGGGCAGTACTACGGGCACGATGCGGTCGAGTCGCTGGCGTACGGCAACGCCGCCGCCTCGTTCGTCCTAGAATCGAAGGGCCCGCAGACCAACATACCCACCTGGGAGATGGTGGAGAGGAGGGCGGAGAGCGTCCTAGCGGCGCTGGAGAGGTGA